The proteins below come from a single Mytilus edulis chromosome 5, xbMytEdul2.2, whole genome shotgun sequence genomic window:
- the LOC139525165 gene encoding nephrin-like encodes MSELAVTTVTITPRDNTVIEVFEGETKTITCITGPSRPPARIQWYIGVQNVTNLAQTNFTNQDDKFISSSTLVYTGNDTNHEKNIFCTAVNIEGRQEVKSEKMSIYIHVPVTKVTITSTDNHTEIGVVEGDQLTFTCTTGPSRPPVRIQWYIGVQNVTNLAQTNFTNQDDKFISSSTLVYTGNDTNHEQNIFCTAVNIEGRQDVESEKMSIYIHVPVAAVTITPAGDNNIIEVVEGAIQNFTCTTAASRPYAYIQWYIGGENVTIKAQPESPVQNGSKFISSSSLEYVGKGSDHINVIYCEAYNIFGRDKVKTTQKSIFILIGPKTVTLVPVNDSYTVNETKSLSEIKCSATCRPDCNYTWIGPTGFTNYQPKLQFDSIYRNQSGIYHCTANNDFGSKTSNKIIITVHYPPDVSINHIFTDEDESEVSFVCNASGIPSTYFYSGWTQTFDGHDIRNSSALSSFTYDDNKTLTLSRLFYQDAGNYTCYVDNGVPDRIDQVLQFGQEQLNVKGWASLRSDIEFNYLIID; translated from the exons ATGTCAGAAT tggCAGTAACAACAGTGACAATCACACCACGCGACAATACAGTAATAGAGGTTTTTGAAGGTGAAACAAAAACAATCACATGTATCACTGGTCCCAGTCGTCCTCCTGCCCGGATACAGTGGTATATTGGAGTACAGAATGTGACAAATCTGGCacagacaaattttacaaaccaAGATGACAAGTTCATATCATCCAGTACGCTGGTTTATACAGGGAATGAtacaaatcatgaaaaaaatattttctgtacTGCTGTTAATATTGAAGGCAGACAAGAAGTAAAATCTGAAAAGATGTCAATTTACATTCATG TTCCTGTTACAAAAGTGACAATCACATCAACTGATAACCACACAGAAATCGGTGTTGTTGAAGGAGATCAACTTACTTTCACATGTACAACTGGTCCCAGTCGTCCTCCTGTCCGGATACAGTGGTATATTGGAGTACAGAATGTGACAAATCTGGCgcagacaaattttacaaaccaAGATGACAAGTTCATATCATCCAGTACGCTGGTTTATACAGGGAATGATACAAATcatgaacaaaatattttctgtactGCTGTTAACATTGAAGGCAGACAAGACGTAGAATCTGAAAAGATGTCAATTTACATTCATG TACCAGTAGCAGCAGTAACAATAACACCAGCTGGTGATAATAATATAATAGAAGTTGTTGAAGGTGCAATTCAGAACTTCACATGTACGACAGCCGCCAGTCGCCCTTATGCCTATATACAATGGTATATTGGAGGCGAAAATGTAACCATTAAAGCACAACCGGAGTCACCAGTGCAGAATGGAAGCAAGTTTATATCGTCAAGTTCTTTGGAGTATGTAGGGAAGGGTAGCGATCATATCAATGTTATCTACTGTGAAGCGTATAACATTTTTGGAAGAGATAAAGTCAAAACTACCCAGAAATCCATTTTTATTTTGA TTGGTCCAAAGACAGTTACGTTGGTTCCGGTAAATGACTCATATACTGTGAATGAAACCAAGAGTTTGAGTGAGATAAAATGCTCGGCAACATGTAGACCTGACTGTAATTATACATGGATTGGACCAACAGGTTTTACAAACTATCAGCCGAAACTTCAGTTCGACTCAATATACCGAAATCAGAGTGGAATATATCATTGTACTGCAAATAATGACTTTGGTAGTAAAACGTcgaacaaaataattataacagTTCACT ATCCACCAGATGTTTCCATAAACCATATCTTTACTGACGAGGATGAAAGTGAAGTTTCATTTGTTTGCAATGCTTCGGGCATTCCATCCACCTACTTCTACTCTGGATGGACACAGACATTTGACGGCCATGACATAAGAAACTCTAGTGCTTTATCATCTTTCACTTATGATGATAATAAGACGTTAACTTTGAGTCGACTGTTCTACCAAGACGCTGgaaattatacatgttatgttGACAATGGTGTTCCAGATAGAATTGATCAAGTTTTGCAGTTCGGTCAGGAACAATTGAACGTTAAAGGTTGGGCTTCCTTAAGATCAGATattgaatttaattatttaatcatCGATTAG